A stretch of the Hippocampus zosterae strain Florida chromosome 18, ASM2543408v3, whole genome shotgun sequence genome encodes the following:
- the sh3bp2 gene encoding SH3 domain-binding protein 2 isoform X6 — protein sequence MSSLEVCWPVPMRAIGAQNLLTMPGGVSIAGYLHKKGASQLSLLRWPLRYIIIHKGCVYYFKSSTSPAPQGAFSLNGYNRVMRAAEETTSNNVFPFKMIHFSKKHRTWFFSAASEDERRRWMRSLRREIDHYNDRKESQIPSDSDSDADSFYGTIERPLDIKHPINNEDAEYGEDDDEDDAEADYLKPDADSFPACKSKPSRPTGPPPSYPPPPVPMIPRRDRGSCLDVHKDLPPPVPSHNRCQSSANLKKTPTSMATPILKDPNKLHNRSSLIPPPLPPPNSQRPLKSRVQSAVGPGPDRRPQRPSSAGSLQSPTNLPICDQLENRMLISDFDHCSRDAGSLPVPGSNHLTKPSRPVTNAVNFQGPPPKPRMTQAPCGYPPVPCHPPRSPLLQTGSRNQCPTPPPVKPPLPLTKPRQPGTPLQRAAPEGQSFRLSGDKTATALKKKRDLSKCTEGDASDEDYDDIYLPKSVFIDSTETSFVEKLFKESSVVLQDGLYGIRNSGTKTSKVLVVWDISIGKARNYRLFEEADQVFLDCDVTFPTLSTLIEHYYSHPLPHQGSLCLQKPYSK from the exons ATGTCATCTCTGGAGGTGTGTTGGCCAGTGCCGATGCGAGCCATTGGCGCACAGAACCTCCTCACTATGCCCGGAGGAGTTTCCATCGCAGGATACCTCCACAAGAAGGGAGCCAGCCAATTGAGTCTCTTGAGAT gGCCGTTGAGGTACATCATCATCCACAAGGGCTGCGTGTACTACTTTAAAAGTAGTACGTCTCCTGCACCACAAGGAGCATTCTCTCTTAATGGTTACAACAG AGTGATGAGAGCGGCAGAGGAGACGACGTCTAACAATGTTTTTCCATTTAAGATGATCCACTTCAGTAAAAAACACAGGACGTGGTTTTTCTCTGCAGCGAGTGAAGACGAGAGGCGG AGATGGATGCGATCCTTGCGACGGGAGATTGATCATTATAATGACAGAAAAGAGTCCCAGATTCCGAG TGACTCCGATTCGGATGCAGACAGTTTCTACGGGACCATCGAGAGGCCTTTGGATATCAAACACCCAATCAATAATGAAGACGCTG AATAtggtgaggatgatgatgaggacgacGCTGAGGCAGACTATCTGAAGCCAGACGCTGACAGTTTCCCGGCATGTAAAAGTAAACCAA GTCGACCCACCGGGCCTCCGCCTTCTTACCCGCCTCCTCCCGTTCCGATGATTCCTAGGCGGGATCGAGGATCCTGTTTAGACGTTCACAAGGACCTCCCACCTCCAGTCCCATCCCACAACAGATGCCAAAGTAGCGCAAACCTCAAAAAGACACCGACCTCGATGGCGACTCCCATTCTTAAGGACCCAAACAAGCTGCACAATCGCTCTTCTCTTATCCCTCCACCGCTTCCTCCACCCAATTCACAGCGGCCCCTTAAAAGTAGGGTGCAGTCTGCGGTTGGGCCGGGGCCTGACAGGAGACCCCAGAGGCCTTCCTCCGCTGGTTCGCTCCAATCCCCCACCAATTTGCCCATCTGCGACCAACTGGAAAACAGGATGCTCATTAGCGATTTCGATCATTGCTCTCGTGATGCCGGAAGTCTCCCGGTTCCTGGCAGCAACCACCTCACCAAGCCAAGCCGACCAGTGACCAACGCTGTGAATTTTCAAGGCCCGCCCCCGAAACCTCGAATGACTCAGGCACCCTGCGGCTACCCACCGGTACCCTGCCACCCACCTCGATCTCCGCTTCTTCAAACTGGATCGCGCAACCAGTGTCCAACACCTCCCCCAGTCAAACCTCCACTGCCTTTGACCAAGCCCAGGCAGCCGGGCACGCCCCTCCA AAGAGCAGCCCCAGAAGGTCAAAGTTTCCGTTTATCGGGAGACAAGACTGCTACGGCGTTGAAGAAGAAACGAGACTTGAGCAAGTGCACTGAAGGCGACGCTTCCGATGAGGACTACGATGAT ATATATCTGCCAAAATCTGTTTTCATTGACTCGACGGAAACCAGCTTTGTAGAGAA ATTATTTAAGGAGAGCTCCGTCGTGCTGCAAGATGGTCTTTATGGCATCAGGAACTCTGGAACCAAAACctccaag GTGCTGGTGGTATGGGATATCAGCATAGGCAAAGCCAGAAACTACCGGTTGTTTGAAGAG GCCGACCAGGTGTTTCTGGACTGCGACGTGACCTTCCCCACTCTTTCAACCCTGATCGAACACTACTACAGccatcctcttcctcaccagggcTCCCTTTGCCTGCAGAAGCCTTACTCCAAATAA
- the sh3bp2 gene encoding SH3 domain-binding protein 2 isoform X5, giving the protein MYVPSMRKSALWSSKSSPRMCFPEQRDVITMSSLEVCWPVPMRAIGAQNLLTMPGGVSIAGYLHKKGASQLSLLRWPLRYIIIHKGCVYYFKSSTSPAPQGAFSLNGYNRVMRAAEETTSNNVFPFKMIHFSKKHRTWFFSAASEDERRRWMRSLRREIDHYNDRKESQIPSDSDSDADSFYGTIERPLDIKHPINNEDAEYGEDDDEDDAEADYLKPDADSFPACKSRPTGPPPSYPPPPVPMIPRRDRGSCLDVHKDLPPPVPSHNRCQSSANLKKTPTSMATPILKDPNKLHNRSSLIPPPLPPPNSQRPLKSRVQSAVGPGPDRRPQRPSSAGSLQSPTNLPICDQLENRMLISDFDHCSRDAGSLPVPGSNHLTKPSRPVTNAVNFQGPPPKPRMTQAPCGYPPVPCHPPRSPLLQTGSRNQCPTPPPVKPPLPLTKPRQPGTPLQRAAPEGQSFRLSGDKTATALKKKRDLSKCTEGDASDEDYDDIYLPKSVFIDSTETSFVEKLFKESSVVLQDGLYGIRNSGTKTSKVLVVWDISIGKARNYRLFEEADQVFLDCDVTFPTLSTLIEHYYSHPLPHQGSLCLQKPYSK; this is encoded by the exons ATGTATGTTCCATCTATGAGGAAGTCCGCTCTGTGGAGCTCCAAGTCCAGCCCCAGGATGTGTTTTCCAGAACAGCGGGATGTCAT AACCATGTCATCTCTGGAGGTGTGTTGGCCAGTGCCGATGCGAGCCATTGGCGCACAGAACCTCCTCACTATGCCCGGAGGAGTTTCCATCGCAGGATACCTCCACAAGAAGGGAGCCAGCCAATTGAGTCTCTTGAGAT gGCCGTTGAGGTACATCATCATCCACAAGGGCTGCGTGTACTACTTTAAAAGTAGTACGTCTCCTGCACCACAAGGAGCATTCTCTCTTAATGGTTACAACAG AGTGATGAGAGCGGCAGAGGAGACGACGTCTAACAATGTTTTTCCATTTAAGATGATCCACTTCAGTAAAAAACACAGGACGTGGTTTTTCTCTGCAGCGAGTGAAGACGAGAGGCGG AGATGGATGCGATCCTTGCGACGGGAGATTGATCATTATAATGACAGAAAAGAGTCCCAGATTCCGAG TGACTCCGATTCGGATGCAGACAGTTTCTACGGGACCATCGAGAGGCCTTTGGATATCAAACACCCAATCAATAATGAAGACGCTG AATAtggtgaggatgatgatgaggacgacGCTGAGGCAGACTATCTGAAGCCAGACGCTGACAGTTTCCCGGCATGTAAAA GTCGACCCACCGGGCCTCCGCCTTCTTACCCGCCTCCTCCCGTTCCGATGATTCCTAGGCGGGATCGAGGATCCTGTTTAGACGTTCACAAGGACCTCCCACCTCCAGTCCCATCCCACAACAGATGCCAAAGTAGCGCAAACCTCAAAAAGACACCGACCTCGATGGCGACTCCCATTCTTAAGGACCCAAACAAGCTGCACAATCGCTCTTCTCTTATCCCTCCACCGCTTCCTCCACCCAATTCACAGCGGCCCCTTAAAAGTAGGGTGCAGTCTGCGGTTGGGCCGGGGCCTGACAGGAGACCCCAGAGGCCTTCCTCCGCTGGTTCGCTCCAATCCCCCACCAATTTGCCCATCTGCGACCAACTGGAAAACAGGATGCTCATTAGCGATTTCGATCATTGCTCTCGTGATGCCGGAAGTCTCCCGGTTCCTGGCAGCAACCACCTCACCAAGCCAAGCCGACCAGTGACCAACGCTGTGAATTTTCAAGGCCCGCCCCCGAAACCTCGAATGACTCAGGCACCCTGCGGCTACCCACCGGTACCCTGCCACCCACCTCGATCTCCGCTTCTTCAAACTGGATCGCGCAACCAGTGTCCAACACCTCCCCCAGTCAAACCTCCACTGCCTTTGACCAAGCCCAGGCAGCCGGGCACGCCCCTCCA AAGAGCAGCCCCAGAAGGTCAAAGTTTCCGTTTATCGGGAGACAAGACTGCTACGGCGTTGAAGAAGAAACGAGACTTGAGCAAGTGCACTGAAGGCGACGCTTCCGATGAGGACTACGATGAT ATATATCTGCCAAAATCTGTTTTCATTGACTCGACGGAAACCAGCTTTGTAGAGAA ATTATTTAAGGAGAGCTCCGTCGTGCTGCAAGATGGTCTTTATGGCATCAGGAACTCTGGAACCAAAACctccaag GTGCTGGTGGTATGGGATATCAGCATAGGCAAAGCCAGAAACTACCGGTTGTTTGAAGAG GCCGACCAGGTGTTTCTGGACTGCGACGTGACCTTCCCCACTCTTTCAACCCTGATCGAACACTACTACAGccatcctcttcctcaccagggcTCCCTTTGCCTGCAGAAGCCTTACTCCAAATAA
- the sh3bp2 gene encoding SH3 domain-binding protein 2 isoform X4: MYVPSMRKSALWSSKSSPRMCFPEQRDVITMSSLEVCWPVPMRAIGAQNLLTMPGGVSIAGYLHKKGASQLSLLRWPLRYIIIHKGCVYYFKSSTSPAPQGAFSLNGYNRVMRAAEETTSNNVFPFKMIHFSKKHRTWFFSAASEDERRRWMRSLRREIDHYNDRKESQIPSDSDSDADSFYGTIERPLDIKHPINNEDAEYGEDDDEDDAEADYLKPDADSFPACKSKPSRPTGPPPSYPPPPVPMIPRRDRGSCLDVHKDLPPPVPSHNRCQSSANLKKTPTSMATPILKDPNKLHNRSSLIPPPLPPPNSQRPLKSRVQSAVGPGPDRRPQRPSSAGSLQSPTNLPICDQLENRMLISDFDHCSRDAGSLPVPGSNHLTKPSRPVTNAVNFQGPPPKPRMTQAPCGYPPVPCHPPRSPLLQTGSRNQCPTPPPVKPPLPLTKPRQPGTPLQRAAPEGQSFRLSGDKTATALKKKRDLSKCTEGDASDEDYDDIYLPKSVFIDSTETSFVEKLFKESSVVLQDGLYGIRNSGTKTSKVLVVWDISIGKARNYRLFEEADQVFLDCDVTFPTLSTLIEHYYSHPLPHQGSLCLQKPYSK; this comes from the exons ATGTATGTTCCATCTATGAGGAAGTCCGCTCTGTGGAGCTCCAAGTCCAGCCCCAGGATGTGTTTTCCAGAACAGCGGGATGTCAT AACCATGTCATCTCTGGAGGTGTGTTGGCCAGTGCCGATGCGAGCCATTGGCGCACAGAACCTCCTCACTATGCCCGGAGGAGTTTCCATCGCAGGATACCTCCACAAGAAGGGAGCCAGCCAATTGAGTCTCTTGAGAT gGCCGTTGAGGTACATCATCATCCACAAGGGCTGCGTGTACTACTTTAAAAGTAGTACGTCTCCTGCACCACAAGGAGCATTCTCTCTTAATGGTTACAACAG AGTGATGAGAGCGGCAGAGGAGACGACGTCTAACAATGTTTTTCCATTTAAGATGATCCACTTCAGTAAAAAACACAGGACGTGGTTTTTCTCTGCAGCGAGTGAAGACGAGAGGCGG AGATGGATGCGATCCTTGCGACGGGAGATTGATCATTATAATGACAGAAAAGAGTCCCAGATTCCGAG TGACTCCGATTCGGATGCAGACAGTTTCTACGGGACCATCGAGAGGCCTTTGGATATCAAACACCCAATCAATAATGAAGACGCTG AATAtggtgaggatgatgatgaggacgacGCTGAGGCAGACTATCTGAAGCCAGACGCTGACAGTTTCCCGGCATGTAAAAGTAAACCAA GTCGACCCACCGGGCCTCCGCCTTCTTACCCGCCTCCTCCCGTTCCGATGATTCCTAGGCGGGATCGAGGATCCTGTTTAGACGTTCACAAGGACCTCCCACCTCCAGTCCCATCCCACAACAGATGCCAAAGTAGCGCAAACCTCAAAAAGACACCGACCTCGATGGCGACTCCCATTCTTAAGGACCCAAACAAGCTGCACAATCGCTCTTCTCTTATCCCTCCACCGCTTCCTCCACCCAATTCACAGCGGCCCCTTAAAAGTAGGGTGCAGTCTGCGGTTGGGCCGGGGCCTGACAGGAGACCCCAGAGGCCTTCCTCCGCTGGTTCGCTCCAATCCCCCACCAATTTGCCCATCTGCGACCAACTGGAAAACAGGATGCTCATTAGCGATTTCGATCATTGCTCTCGTGATGCCGGAAGTCTCCCGGTTCCTGGCAGCAACCACCTCACCAAGCCAAGCCGACCAGTGACCAACGCTGTGAATTTTCAAGGCCCGCCCCCGAAACCTCGAATGACTCAGGCACCCTGCGGCTACCCACCGGTACCCTGCCACCCACCTCGATCTCCGCTTCTTCAAACTGGATCGCGCAACCAGTGTCCAACACCTCCCCCAGTCAAACCTCCACTGCCTTTGACCAAGCCCAGGCAGCCGGGCACGCCCCTCCA AAGAGCAGCCCCAGAAGGTCAAAGTTTCCGTTTATCGGGAGACAAGACTGCTACGGCGTTGAAGAAGAAACGAGACTTGAGCAAGTGCACTGAAGGCGACGCTTCCGATGAGGACTACGATGAT ATATATCTGCCAAAATCTGTTTTCATTGACTCGACGGAAACCAGCTTTGTAGAGAA ATTATTTAAGGAGAGCTCCGTCGTGCTGCAAGATGGTCTTTATGGCATCAGGAACTCTGGAACCAAAACctccaag GTGCTGGTGGTATGGGATATCAGCATAGGCAAAGCCAGAAACTACCGGTTGTTTGAAGAG GCCGACCAGGTGTTTCTGGACTGCGACGTGACCTTCCCCACTCTTTCAACCCTGATCGAACACTACTACAGccatcctcttcctcaccagggcTCCCTTTGCCTGCAGAAGCCTTACTCCAAATAA
- the sh3bp2 gene encoding SH3 domain-binding protein 2 isoform X3, with amino-acid sequence MSTSRQEEENQPSEFHRDPFKGPAVKLLPSVGVQAVASTVQKDGDAVKSIKTKVDLRTMSSLEVCWPVPMRAIGAQNLLTMPGGVSIAGYLHKKGASQLSLLRWPLRYIIIHKGCVYYFKSSTSPAPQGAFSLNGYNRVMRAAEETTSNNVFPFKMIHFSKKHRTWFFSAASEDERRRWMRSLRREIDHYNDRKESQIPSDSDSDADSFYGTIERPLDIKHPINNEDAEYGEDDDEDDAEADYLKPDADSFPACKSRPTGPPPSYPPPPVPMIPRRDRGSCLDVHKDLPPPVPSHNRCQSSANLKKTPTSMATPILKDPNKLHNRSSLIPPPLPPPNSQRPLKSRVQSAVGPGPDRRPQRPSSAGSLQSPTNLPICDQLENRMLISDFDHCSRDAGSLPVPGSNHLTKPSRPVTNAVNFQGPPPKPRMTQAPCGYPPVPCHPPRSPLLQTGSRNQCPTPPPVKPPLPLTKPRQPGTPLQRAAPEGQSFRLSGDKTATALKKKRDLSKCTEGDASDEDYDDIYLPKSVFIDSTETSFVEKLFKESSVVLQDGLYGIRNSGTKTSKVLVVWDISIGKARNYRLFEEADQVFLDCDVTFPTLSTLIEHYYSHPLPHQGSLCLQKPYSK; translated from the exons ATGTCAACCTCAagacaggaagaggaaaacCAACCGAGTGAATTTCATCGGGATCCATTCAAAGGTCCTGCCGTCAAACTGCTGCCCAGCGTTGGCGTACAGGCGGTCGCCTCTACTGTCCAAAAAGACGGCGATGCGGTGAAGAGCATCAAAACAAAAGTCGACTTGAG AACCATGTCATCTCTGGAGGTGTGTTGGCCAGTGCCGATGCGAGCCATTGGCGCACAGAACCTCCTCACTATGCCCGGAGGAGTTTCCATCGCAGGATACCTCCACAAGAAGGGAGCCAGCCAATTGAGTCTCTTGAGAT gGCCGTTGAGGTACATCATCATCCACAAGGGCTGCGTGTACTACTTTAAAAGTAGTACGTCTCCTGCACCACAAGGAGCATTCTCTCTTAATGGTTACAACAG AGTGATGAGAGCGGCAGAGGAGACGACGTCTAACAATGTTTTTCCATTTAAGATGATCCACTTCAGTAAAAAACACAGGACGTGGTTTTTCTCTGCAGCGAGTGAAGACGAGAGGCGG AGATGGATGCGATCCTTGCGACGGGAGATTGATCATTATAATGACAGAAAAGAGTCCCAGATTCCGAG TGACTCCGATTCGGATGCAGACAGTTTCTACGGGACCATCGAGAGGCCTTTGGATATCAAACACCCAATCAATAATGAAGACGCTG AATAtggtgaggatgatgatgaggacgacGCTGAGGCAGACTATCTGAAGCCAGACGCTGACAGTTTCCCGGCATGTAAAA GTCGACCCACCGGGCCTCCGCCTTCTTACCCGCCTCCTCCCGTTCCGATGATTCCTAGGCGGGATCGAGGATCCTGTTTAGACGTTCACAAGGACCTCCCACCTCCAGTCCCATCCCACAACAGATGCCAAAGTAGCGCAAACCTCAAAAAGACACCGACCTCGATGGCGACTCCCATTCTTAAGGACCCAAACAAGCTGCACAATCGCTCTTCTCTTATCCCTCCACCGCTTCCTCCACCCAATTCACAGCGGCCCCTTAAAAGTAGGGTGCAGTCTGCGGTTGGGCCGGGGCCTGACAGGAGACCCCAGAGGCCTTCCTCCGCTGGTTCGCTCCAATCCCCCACCAATTTGCCCATCTGCGACCAACTGGAAAACAGGATGCTCATTAGCGATTTCGATCATTGCTCTCGTGATGCCGGAAGTCTCCCGGTTCCTGGCAGCAACCACCTCACCAAGCCAAGCCGACCAGTGACCAACGCTGTGAATTTTCAAGGCCCGCCCCCGAAACCTCGAATGACTCAGGCACCCTGCGGCTACCCACCGGTACCCTGCCACCCACCTCGATCTCCGCTTCTTCAAACTGGATCGCGCAACCAGTGTCCAACACCTCCCCCAGTCAAACCTCCACTGCCTTTGACCAAGCCCAGGCAGCCGGGCACGCCCCTCCA AAGAGCAGCCCCAGAAGGTCAAAGTTTCCGTTTATCGGGAGACAAGACTGCTACGGCGTTGAAGAAGAAACGAGACTTGAGCAAGTGCACTGAAGGCGACGCTTCCGATGAGGACTACGATGAT ATATATCTGCCAAAATCTGTTTTCATTGACTCGACGGAAACCAGCTTTGTAGAGAA ATTATTTAAGGAGAGCTCCGTCGTGCTGCAAGATGGTCTTTATGGCATCAGGAACTCTGGAACCAAAACctccaag GTGCTGGTGGTATGGGATATCAGCATAGGCAAAGCCAGAAACTACCGGTTGTTTGAAGAG GCCGACCAGGTGTTTCTGGACTGCGACGTGACCTTCCCCACTCTTTCAACCCTGATCGAACACTACTACAGccatcctcttcctcaccagggcTCCCTTTGCCTGCAGAAGCCTTACTCCAAATAA
- the sh3bp2 gene encoding SH3 domain-binding protein 2 isoform X1, with the protein MSTSRQEEENQPSEFHRDPFKGPAVKLLPSVGVQAVASTVQKDGDAVKSIKTKVDLRTMSSLEVCWPVPMRAIGAQNLLTMPGGVSIAGYLHKKGASQLSLLRWPLRYIIIHKGCVYYFKSSTSPAPQGAFSLNGYNRVMRAAEETTSNNVFPFKMIHFSKKHRTWFFSAASEDERRRWMRSLRREIDHYNDRKESQIPSDSDSDADSFYGTIERPLDIKHPINNEDAEYGEDDDEDDAEADYLKPDADSFPACKSKPSRPTGPPPSYPPPPVPMIPRRDRGSCLDVHKDLPPPVPSHNRCQSSANLKKTPTSMATPILKDPNKLHNRSSLIPPPLPPPNSQRPLKSRVQSAVGPGPDRRPQRPSSAGSLQSPTNLPICDQLENRMLISDFDHCSRDAGSLPVPGSNHLTKPSRPVTNAVNFQGPPPKPRMTQAPCGYPPVPCHPPRSPLLQTGSRNQCPTPPPVKPPLPLTKPRQPGTPLQRAAPEGQSFRLSGDKTATALKKKRDLSKCTEGDASDEDYDDIYLPKSVFIDSTETSFVEKLFKESSVVLQDGLYGIRNSGTKTSKVLVVWDISIGKARNYRLFEEADQVFLDCDVTFPTLSTLIEHYYSHPLPHQGSLCLQKPYSK; encoded by the exons ATGTCAACCTCAagacaggaagaggaaaacCAACCGAGTGAATTTCATCGGGATCCATTCAAAGGTCCTGCCGTCAAACTGCTGCCCAGCGTTGGCGTACAGGCGGTCGCCTCTACTGTCCAAAAAGACGGCGATGCGGTGAAGAGCATCAAAACAAAAGTCGACTTGAG AACCATGTCATCTCTGGAGGTGTGTTGGCCAGTGCCGATGCGAGCCATTGGCGCACAGAACCTCCTCACTATGCCCGGAGGAGTTTCCATCGCAGGATACCTCCACAAGAAGGGAGCCAGCCAATTGAGTCTCTTGAGAT gGCCGTTGAGGTACATCATCATCCACAAGGGCTGCGTGTACTACTTTAAAAGTAGTACGTCTCCTGCACCACAAGGAGCATTCTCTCTTAATGGTTACAACAG AGTGATGAGAGCGGCAGAGGAGACGACGTCTAACAATGTTTTTCCATTTAAGATGATCCACTTCAGTAAAAAACACAGGACGTGGTTTTTCTCTGCAGCGAGTGAAGACGAGAGGCGG AGATGGATGCGATCCTTGCGACGGGAGATTGATCATTATAATGACAGAAAAGAGTCCCAGATTCCGAG TGACTCCGATTCGGATGCAGACAGTTTCTACGGGACCATCGAGAGGCCTTTGGATATCAAACACCCAATCAATAATGAAGACGCTG AATAtggtgaggatgatgatgaggacgacGCTGAGGCAGACTATCTGAAGCCAGACGCTGACAGTTTCCCGGCATGTAAAAGTAAACCAA GTCGACCCACCGGGCCTCCGCCTTCTTACCCGCCTCCTCCCGTTCCGATGATTCCTAGGCGGGATCGAGGATCCTGTTTAGACGTTCACAAGGACCTCCCACCTCCAGTCCCATCCCACAACAGATGCCAAAGTAGCGCAAACCTCAAAAAGACACCGACCTCGATGGCGACTCCCATTCTTAAGGACCCAAACAAGCTGCACAATCGCTCTTCTCTTATCCCTCCACCGCTTCCTCCACCCAATTCACAGCGGCCCCTTAAAAGTAGGGTGCAGTCTGCGGTTGGGCCGGGGCCTGACAGGAGACCCCAGAGGCCTTCCTCCGCTGGTTCGCTCCAATCCCCCACCAATTTGCCCATCTGCGACCAACTGGAAAACAGGATGCTCATTAGCGATTTCGATCATTGCTCTCGTGATGCCGGAAGTCTCCCGGTTCCTGGCAGCAACCACCTCACCAAGCCAAGCCGACCAGTGACCAACGCTGTGAATTTTCAAGGCCCGCCCCCGAAACCTCGAATGACTCAGGCACCCTGCGGCTACCCACCGGTACCCTGCCACCCACCTCGATCTCCGCTTCTTCAAACTGGATCGCGCAACCAGTGTCCAACACCTCCCCCAGTCAAACCTCCACTGCCTTTGACCAAGCCCAGGCAGCCGGGCACGCCCCTCCA AAGAGCAGCCCCAGAAGGTCAAAGTTTCCGTTTATCGGGAGACAAGACTGCTACGGCGTTGAAGAAGAAACGAGACTTGAGCAAGTGCACTGAAGGCGACGCTTCCGATGAGGACTACGATGAT ATATATCTGCCAAAATCTGTTTTCATTGACTCGACGGAAACCAGCTTTGTAGAGAA ATTATTTAAGGAGAGCTCCGTCGTGCTGCAAGATGGTCTTTATGGCATCAGGAACTCTGGAACCAAAACctccaag GTGCTGGTGGTATGGGATATCAGCATAGGCAAAGCCAGAAACTACCGGTTGTTTGAAGAG GCCGACCAGGTGTTTCTGGACTGCGACGTGACCTTCCCCACTCTTTCAACCCTGATCGAACACTACTACAGccatcctcttcctcaccagggcTCCCTTTGCCTGCAGAAGCCTTACTCCAAATAA